From the genome of Nocardia sp. NBC_01503, one region includes:
- a CDS encoding MMPL family transporter, which yields MQIERRNRVAQRVGGTEASTLASAFRPGPLGRLGIWVIEHRRLVAVVWVLVVVALGAFAPSVEKNLSGAGWQADGSQSVAVRDLAQEHFGGNASHAIQVVVHSTDGDLDSGDGPAVLNAVTTLLRGEPRLAEVIPPMPGVSLSQDHKTAVVLAGAGVDTNEMVRVATDLKDELQALSTPAVQVNPTGSSLLWSDFNDANLKAMMKSEMVSWPVTMAILVLAFGALVAAGLPLLLTLAGLVASAGSLVLINHFVPVSIWAMNFAMMFSLALGIDYALFLVARYRAARMGQHESGREAVAETMDTAGKAVLLSGATVLVSLSAVMLVPSPAFRSMAGGIMLSVLFVLAATLTLLPVVLFKLDDRINRLSLPWVHVGEHRSPAFVKWGERLWRRPLVWGLGSLVVLIALAIPIIGLKTAMPSIKVLPEDASARIGYNQVQAAFGDGAPGMLQIVTRSGDAEAAGRVLAADPGIAAALPPAPPADGSDYRLIQAVPKVDPSDPALADTVDRLRAELPSSAQVGGAAVENIDLADQLHRSTPLVIGVVMVLGFVLLLVALQAPLISLLGTLVSLLSTAAAFGVARLVFQNGVGSGLLGFEHQGFLDAWAPVFFFAMIFAIAMDYTVFLLASAKEHWEKSGDPREAMIGAVAHSGRVIFAAGGVMVAVFFTFALSGPLPPKEMGVILGVAVLLDAFLVRLVLLPVMLRLAGRAAWATPAWLRRILPKITFSHG from the coding sequence ATGCAAATCGAGAGGAGGAACCGCGTGGCGCAGCGAGTCGGAGGGACCGAAGCATCAACGCTTGCATCAGCATTTCGGCCCGGACCCCTAGGGCGGCTGGGCATCTGGGTGATCGAGCACCGTCGGCTGGTCGCCGTGGTGTGGGTACTGGTGGTCGTGGCCCTGGGGGCCTTCGCGCCATCCGTGGAGAAGAACCTGTCCGGCGCGGGCTGGCAGGCCGACGGGTCGCAATCGGTGGCGGTGCGCGATCTGGCGCAGGAACACTTCGGCGGCAACGCCAGCCACGCCATCCAGGTCGTCGTGCACAGCACCGACGGTGACCTGGACAGTGGTGACGGCCCCGCGGTCCTCAATGCGGTGACCACCCTGCTGCGGGGCGAACCGCGGCTGGCGGAGGTGATTCCCCCGATGCCCGGGGTGAGCCTGTCGCAGGATCACAAGACCGCGGTCGTACTCGCGGGCGCCGGGGTTGACACCAACGAAATGGTGCGCGTGGCAACCGATCTCAAGGACGAGCTGCAGGCGTTGTCGACCCCGGCGGTGCAGGTGAACCCCACCGGATCGTCACTGCTGTGGTCGGACTTCAACGACGCCAACCTGAAGGCGATGATGAAGTCGGAGATGGTCTCCTGGCCGGTGACCATGGCGATTCTGGTGCTCGCCTTCGGCGCGCTGGTCGCCGCCGGTCTGCCGCTGCTGCTGACGCTGGCCGGGCTGGTGGCGTCGGCGGGATCGCTGGTGCTGATCAATCACTTCGTGCCGGTGTCGATCTGGGCTATGAACTTCGCGATGATGTTCTCCCTCGCACTGGGCATCGACTACGCGCTGTTCCTGGTGGCCCGCTACCGTGCCGCGCGGATGGGGCAGCACGAATCCGGCCGCGAAGCGGTCGCCGAGACCATGGATACCGCGGGCAAAGCGGTGCTGCTCTCGGGTGCGACCGTGCTGGTGTCACTGTCGGCGGTGATGCTGGTGCCCTCGCCGGCGTTCCGGTCGATGGCCGGCGGCATCATGCTCTCGGTCCTGTTCGTCCTGGCCGCCACGCTGACCCTGCTGCCGGTGGTGCTGTTCAAACTCGATGACAGGATCAACCGGCTGTCCCTGCCCTGGGTTCACGTCGGCGAACACCGCTCGCCCGCGTTCGTGAAATGGGGAGAGCGACTGTGGCGTCGCCCGCTGGTGTGGGGTCTGGGCTCACTGGTCGTACTGATCGCCCTGGCCATACCGATCATCGGTTTGAAGACGGCGATGCCCTCGATCAAGGTGCTGCCCGAGGACGCGAGTGCTCGCATCGGCTACAACCAGGTGCAGGCCGCCTTCGGCGACGGTGCACCCGGCATGCTCCAAATCGTCACTCGCTCCGGCGATGCCGAGGCCGCCGGCCGAGTTCTGGCCGCCGATCCGGGTATCGCCGCCGCATTGCCGCCCGCGCCGCCCGCGGACGGCAGCGACTATCGGCTCATTCAGGCCGTCCCGAAGGTCGATCCCTCCGATCCGGCGCTCGCCGACACGGTGGACCGGCTCCGCGCCGAGCTACCGTCATCGGCGCAGGTCGGTGGTGCGGCGGTGGAGAACATCGATCTGGCCGACCAGCTGCACCGCTCCACCCCGCTGGTCATCGGCGTGGTCATGGTGCTCGGCTTCGTGTTGCTGCTGGTCGCGTTGCAGGCGCCGCTGATCTCGCTGCTGGGCACCCTGGTCAGTCTGTTGTCGACGGCCGCGGCGTTCGGTGTGGCGCGGCTGGTGTTCCAGAACGGTGTCGGCTCAGGCTTGTTGGGCTTCGAACATCAAGGCTTCCTCGACGCGTGGGCGCCGGTGTTCTTCTTCGCCATGATCTTCGCTATCGCCATGGACTACACCGTCTTCCTGCTGGCTTCGGCCAAGGAACACTGGGAGAAGTCCGGCGACCCGCGCGAAGCCATGATCGGCGCCGTCGCTCATTCGGGGCGGGTCATCTTCGCCGCCGGCGGGGTT